The following proteins are co-located in the Betta splendens chromosome 9, fBetSpl5.4, whole genome shotgun sequence genome:
- the efcab6 gene encoding EF-hand calcium-binding domain-containing protein 6: MCMDYVCESSYGVRATGLIRWKHFLGHFMSPSKEDQDTKPPSGRSSKQSDADGQTFNFNDIYPQLKDIFYQLDLKEGGSITQADLRRLLQKPDGTHPQTPHRFLHHSRIKELFNVLDPEHTGLIQQANLERLNPSFTPAPTSNTAPTPSLDNAPEPLSISEETKYITADTEEQKTADQMETKQWADKVSSASWRTVESPLLDNLSQQLRSLQVVLEQFDPQHTGYVMQEDLTKALSCCGVADAHFNKTCTSSPLALKPVSGQRPLSSSQDRIETCYIPHIVFQRMRSRLEQHHTSLTDRIQAIIPNPETVDLTETNLKKILEDSWVILDEENFNEFAKCLGVTDGRIRLSVFQAKYEEAMGSTGDHLDSGSSNCEKKKIGPLLTSAEQCLAALKTRIKFIYGNTFAAFRLMDRKCRGMVNSHDFKVLYQSLGFFCSKAEYNKLLDRIGLRPGANLNYAEFVNVIENNGKQEAPSTNILDQLHELLASDARYKWADMSKVLCQVDSDGHSRVDKKSLRRLLFTYALPIRHSEFDQLWSRYDAEGRGFLAVCDFLGKLGLHHKGDKLNLTVSQPDLPIFSDSASLEQVKHILQENHEELSGALTNLDTRKDGTVTVEEVLSLLHGYGCYTPREQFVRHLQRLCISMNDNTKRLHYMDFLSGFVPEVEKNEPPPPGAVLQIESLDSLSPDMALAKMRERVAFSAPSLYKAFSAFDQNGKGTVTVLEFRRVLDSFCARLSEKQYRHLLTKLELDCENSTVNWKDFLKKFKISDKNLSRSTEKESIPSSLVYKEISGNTELPQQILEVASDHQIEITKELVGADVSNTVSKEHLQHLCAWHRPDLSNDQLEHMWRQMPATEQRELQCGEFEKHSARTGRTQSAPQGTSRHPASVGRPGTGSPPGSMERRLHGALRRCWKEIQRKCATEDSQRAGRISTGSFLGILQSLNISVTQEQFEDLAAKYGCVNNGCVLYHTFLQRFLLNLNPAETAKAFERLKLPLPATPMSQGVLTKDCTEVMFRTYDVVHSSWSSIRRCFLALDRGRTGSVSVQDFRKVLCHFGVTLSEDEFFHLCSYLDANATGKICYNDFLWVFLH, from the exons atgtgCATGGATTATGTGTGCGAAAGCAGTTATGGTGTAAGAGCTACAGGGCTGATAAGGTGGAAGCACTTCTTGGGTCACTTCATGAGCCCAAGTAAAGAAGATCAAGACACAAAACCTCCCAGTGGCAG GTCCTCTAAGCAGTCTGATGCTGATGGTCAAACCTTCAattttaatgacatttaccCTCAACTGAAAGACATCTTCTATCAACTGGATTTG aaggagggaggaagtaTCACTCAAGCAGACTTGCGACGTTTGCTGCAGAAACCAGATGGGACTCACCCTCAAACCCCCCATCGTTTCCTTCACCATTCACGGATCAAAGAGCTGTTTAATGTACTGGATCCAGAACACACTGGGTTAATTCAACAGGCCAACCTGGAAAGACTCAACCCTAGCTTCACCCCTGCTCCCACAAGCAACACAGCACCAACACCTTCCCTCGACAACGCGCCAGAGCCGCTCAGCATCTCTGAGGAAACAAAATACATCACAGCAGATACA GAGGAACAAAAAACAGCAGATCAAATGGAAACCAAACAGTGGGCTGATAAAGTTTCATCTGCTTCATGGAGAACA GTAGAGAGCCCACTGCTGGACAATCTGAGTCAACAGCTCAGGTCGTtacaggtggtgctggagcagtTTGACCCTCAGCACACTGGATATGTCATGCAGGAAGATCTGACGAAggcgctgagctgctgtggcgtCGCAGATGCACACTTCAATAA AACATGTACATCATCTCCCTTGGCGCTAAAACCAGTTTCGGGACAGCGGCCTCTCTCCAGCTCACAGGACCGAATAGAGACCTGCTACATTCCGCACATTGTCTTCCAGAGGATGAGATCGAGATTAGAGCAACACCACACCAGCCTGACAGACCGTATCCAGGCTATCATTCCCAACCCTGAAACTGTGGACCTTACAGAAACGAATCTAAAGAAG ATCCTAGAGGACAGTTGGGTCATCTTGGACGAGGAGAATTTCAACGAGTTCGCCAAATGCCTGGGAGTCACGGATGGACGGATTAGACTCTCAGTGTTCCAGGCAAAATACGAGG AGGCCATGGGCAGCACAGGGGATCATCTGGACTCAGGGAGCAGTAATTGTGAAAAAAAGAAGATTGGGCCCCTTCTTACTTCTGCTGAGCAGTGTCTTGCTGCCTTAAAGACCAGGATCAAGTTCATTTATGGG AACACTTTTGCAGCGTTCCGCTTGATGGACAGGAAGTGTAGGGGCATGGTCAACTCCCATGATTTTAAAGTGCTCTATCAGAGCTTGGGATTTTTTTGCAGCAAGGCAGAGTACAATAAGCTGCTAGATCGAATTGGCCTGCGTCCTGGAGCAAATCTGAACTATGCCGAATTTGTGAATGTGATTGAGAATAATGGCAAACAAGAAGCACCAAGCACTAATAT ACTTGACCAACTCCACGAACTTCTGGCAAGTGACGCACGCTACAAGTGGGCAGACATGTCCAAG GTGTTGTGTCAGGTGGACTCCGACGGTCACAGCAGGGTCGATAAAAAAAGCTTGAGGAGGCTCCTCTTCACCTATGCTCTCCCCATCAGGCACAGTGAGTTTGATCAGCTGTGGTCGAG GTATGATGCAGAGGGGCGGGGCTTCTTAGCAGTTTGCGACTTCCTGGGAAAACTTGGGCTCCATCATAAAGGCGACAAGCTCAACCTGACTGTCTCCCAACCAGACCTTCCAATTTTCAGTGACTCTGCCTCACTGGAACAGGTCAA GCACATTTTGCAGGAGAACCATGAAGAATTGAGTGGAGCCTTGACCAACCTCGACACTAGGAAAGACGGCACTGTAACGGTGGAAGAGGTGCTGAGCCTGCTGCACGGCTATGGCTGCTACACGCCAAGAGAGCAGTTCGTACGTCACCTGCAAAG ACTCTGCATTTCTATGAATGATAACACCAAAAGGCTGCATTACATGGATTTTCTATCTGGATTTGTCCCTGAAGTAGAGAAGAATGAGCCACCACCTCCTGGTGCCGTACTGCAGATAGAGTCTTTGGACAGCCTCAGTCCAGACATGGCTCTGGCCAAAATGCGAGAACGAGTTGCTTTTTCGGCACCCAGTCTCTATAAG GCTTTCTCAGCCTTCGACCAGAATGGGAAAGGGACCGTAACAGTTCTGGAGTTCCGACGCGTGCTGGACAGTTTTTGTGCTCGTCTCTCAGAAAAACAATACAGGCACCTGTTGACCAAACTGGAGCTAGACTGTGAAAACTCCACAGTTAACTGGAAGGACTTCCTCAAGAAGTTTAAG ATATCAGACAAGAATCTGAGTAGAAGCACAGAGAAAGAGTCTATACCGAGCTCCCTTGTTTACAAGGAAATCTCTGGAAACACTGAGCTTCCACAACAGATCCTAGAAGTGGCCTCAGATCACCAAATTGAAATCACCAAAGAGTTGGTAGGTGCAGACGTGTCCAACACTGTCTCAAAGGAACATCTCCAGCACCTCTGTGCTTGGCATCGCCCGGATTTAAGCAATGATCAG TTGGAGCACATGTGGCGTCAGATGCCCGCGACTgagcagagagagctgcagtGCGGAGAATTTGAGAAGCACTCGGCGAGAACGGGCAGGACCCAG TCTGCTCCCCAGGGCACCTCCAGGCATCCGGCCTCGGTGGGGAGGCCTGGAACAGGAAGCCCTCCAGGTAGCATGGAAAGGAGGCTGCATGGAGCACTGAGGCGCTGCTGGAAGGAGATTCAGAGGAAATGCGCCACGGAAGACTCGCAGCGAGCGGGACGCATCAGCACCGGTTCCTTTCTGG GAATCCTTCAGTCTCTCAACATCAGTGTGACGCAGGAGCAGTTCGAAGATCTGGCTGCGAAATACGGCTGCGTGAATAATGGCTGTGTTTTATATCACACCTTCCTCCAGCGTTTcctgctgaacctgaacccgGCGGAGACTGCAAAGGCTTTTGAGCGGCTTAAACTCCCTCTCCCAGCCACACCG ATGAGCCAGGGGGTTCTGACCAAAGACTGCACTGAGGTTATGTTTAGGACCTACGACGTGGTTCATTCATCCTGGTCCTCCATTCGGCGCTGCTTCCTGGCATTAGACCGCGGCCGGACAGGAAGCGTCTCAGTGCAGGACTTCAGGAAG GTGCTGTGTCATTTCGGCGTGACACTGTCAGAAGATGAATTTTTTCACCTCTGCTCATACTTGGATGCCAATGCAACAGGAAAGATCTGCTACAATGACTTCCTGTGGGTGTTTCTTCATTGA